The following proteins are encoded in a genomic region of Alistipes shahii WAL 8301:
- the trxA gene encoding thioredoxin: MALAINKDNFEALVAGDQPVVIDFWAEWCGPCRTMSPIVDELAAEYEGKVVIGKCDVEENDDITMKYGVRNIPTIVFLKGGELVDKQVGACPKDALKAKIEKLL, from the coding sequence ATGGCATTGGCAATCAACAAAGACAATTTCGAAGCGCTGGTCGCAGGCGATCAGCCGGTGGTCATCGACTTCTGGGCCGAATGGTGCGGTCCCTGCCGCACGATGTCGCCCATCGTGGACGAACTGGCTGCGGAATACGAAGGCAAGGTCGTCATCGGCAAGTGCGACGTCGAGGAGAACGACGACATCACGATGAAGTACGGCGTGAGGAACATCCCGACGATCGTCTTCCTCAAGGGCGGCGAGCTGGTCGACAAGCAGGTCGGCGCATGCCCGAAGGATGCCCTGAAGGCCAAGATCGAGAAGCTTCTCTGA
- the dnaE gene encoding DNA polymerase III subunit alpha, giving the protein MPQFVHLHVHTQYSILDGQASVQRLVDKAMADGQPGIAVTDHGDMFGIKEFYNYVQKVKGKCKDKAAEAEARIAALRDGTETCADPAAEIAKCERQLEECRRKLAFKPIIGCEVYVARRRLHDKEGKPDQSGYHLILLAKNLKGYHNLIKIVSKAWTEGFYMRPRTDRTEIEKYHEGLICCSACLAGEVPRAITANDLEKAEESIRWHKKVFGDDYYLELQLHKATVERANHEAYPMQLHVNKHLRELAAKHNVRMVCTNDVHFVDEDNAEAHDRLICLSTGKDLDDPKRMLYSKQEWLKTTAEMAAIFGQTDPEAMSTTVDICNQIECYSIDHAPIMPNFEIPEEFGTEAEYRARLTEKDLFDEFTRDENGNVVMSEEEGLKKIQKLGGYDKLYRIKFEADYLAKLTMDGAHRRYGEQLTEEQEERLKFELHIMKTMGFPGYFLIVQDFIRAAREELDVSVGPGRGSAAGSAVAYCLGITQIDPIAYDLLFERFLNPDRISLPDIDVDFDDDGRGRVLNWVTQKYGKEKVAHIITYGTMATKLAIKDVARVQKLMLSESDRLCKLVPDKIPDKKLNLQNAIDYVPELKAAEQSDNPILRDTIRYAKMLEGNVRNTGVHACGTIICRDDITDWVPVSTADDKETGEKMLVTQYEGSVIEDTGLIKMDFLGLKTLSIIKDAVENIRLTKGVKIDIDDFTIINDPATYRLYGEGRTVGTFQFESAGMQKYLRELQPSTFEDLIAMNALYRPGPMDYIPDFIARKHGRSPIEYDIPVMEKYLKDTYGITVYQEQVMLLSRLLANFTRGESDTLRKAMGKKLKDKLDHLKPKFIEGGRKNGHDPKVLEKIWGDWEKFASYAFNKSHATCYSWVAYQTAYLKANYPSEYMAAVLSRNLTNIEQLTLYMNECKRMGISVMGPDINESMRTFSSNAAGDVRFGLAAVKGVGAAAVESIIAERKANGPFKDIYDFVERVNYSLVNRKCLENLAYAGAFDSISDFARCKYFGVDLRDSSGITFIEQLMRYGQRFQTEQNNAQQSLFGGGEHVDIQRPVLPACADWSQLEKLTKEREMVGLYLSAHPLDDYKIIIDHMCKTQLSELENLDALKGQEIAVAGMVVGVQNLMTKTGKPWGKFKLEDYNGGHEFALFGKDYENFRKYLFPDYFLFVRGRVQAKPYNDKELEFKIISMVQLQEMRDTIKEMIVQLPIEEVTEAFIHDLTERVRESKGDTLLRLNVYDRGAQVSLRLFSKSHKVSLSQSLVGYLDDNSIHYSIA; this is encoded by the coding sequence ATGCCCCAATTCGTACACCTTCACGTACATACGCAATATTCGATCCTCGACGGACAGGCCAGCGTCCAGCGGCTCGTGGACAAGGCCATGGCCGACGGACAGCCCGGCATCGCCGTGACGGACCACGGCGACATGTTCGGCATCAAGGAGTTCTACAACTACGTCCAGAAAGTCAAGGGCAAATGCAAGGACAAGGCCGCCGAGGCGGAGGCCCGCATCGCCGCCCTGCGCGACGGCACGGAGACCTGCGCCGACCCTGCTGCCGAGATCGCCAAATGCGAAAGACAACTGGAGGAGTGCCGGCGCAAACTCGCCTTCAAGCCCATCATCGGCTGCGAGGTCTACGTGGCGCGCCGCCGGCTCCACGACAAGGAGGGCAAGCCCGACCAGAGCGGCTACCACCTGATCCTGCTGGCCAAGAACCTCAAGGGATACCACAACCTCATCAAGATCGTCTCGAAGGCGTGGACCGAAGGTTTCTACATGCGTCCGCGAACCGACCGCACGGAGATCGAGAAATACCACGAAGGGCTGATCTGCTGTTCGGCCTGTCTGGCGGGCGAGGTTCCGCGCGCCATCACGGCCAACGACCTCGAAAAGGCCGAGGAGTCGATCCGATGGCACAAGAAGGTCTTCGGCGACGACTATTACCTCGAACTGCAACTCCACAAGGCCACCGTCGAGCGGGCCAACCACGAGGCCTATCCCATGCAGCTGCACGTGAACAAGCACCTGCGCGAACTGGCCGCGAAGCACAACGTCAGAATGGTCTGCACCAACGACGTGCACTTCGTGGACGAAGACAACGCCGAGGCGCACGACCGGCTGATCTGTCTCTCGACGGGCAAGGACCTCGACGACCCCAAGCGCATGCTCTACTCGAAGCAGGAGTGGCTCAAGACGACGGCCGAGATGGCCGCGATCTTCGGCCAGACCGACCCCGAGGCGATGTCGACGACCGTCGACATCTGCAACCAGATCGAGTGCTACTCGATCGACCATGCGCCGATCATGCCTAACTTCGAGATCCCCGAGGAGTTCGGAACCGAGGCCGAATACCGCGCCCGGCTCACGGAAAAGGACCTTTTCGATGAATTCACGCGCGACGAGAACGGCAACGTGGTGATGTCGGAGGAGGAGGGACTCAAGAAGATTCAGAAATTAGGAGGTTACGACAAACTCTACCGCATCAAGTTCGAGGCCGACTATCTGGCCAAGCTGACGATGGACGGCGCGCACAGGCGCTACGGCGAGCAGCTGACCGAAGAGCAGGAGGAACGGCTGAAATTCGAGCTGCACATTATGAAGACGATGGGTTTCCCGGGCTACTTCCTGATCGTGCAGGACTTCATACGCGCCGCGCGCGAGGAGCTGGACGTGTCGGTGGGTCCGGGCCGCGGATCGGCCGCCGGATCGGCCGTGGCCTACTGCCTCGGCATCACGCAGATCGACCCCATCGCCTACGACCTGCTGTTCGAGCGTTTCCTGAACCCCGACCGTATTTCGCTCCCCGATATTGACGTCGACTTCGACGACGACGGCCGCGGAAGGGTCCTGAACTGGGTGACGCAGAAATACGGCAAGGAGAAGGTGGCGCACATCATCACCTACGGCACGATGGCCACCAAACTGGCCATCAAGGACGTGGCGCGCGTGCAGAAACTGATGCTCTCGGAGTCGGACCGCCTCTGCAAACTCGTGCCGGACAAGATTCCCGACAAGAAGCTCAACTTGCAGAACGCCATCGACTACGTCCCCGAACTGAAAGCCGCCGAACAGTCGGACAACCCGATTCTGCGCGATACGATCCGTTACGCCAAGATGCTCGAAGGAAATGTCCGCAACACGGGCGTGCACGCCTGCGGCACGATCATCTGCCGCGACGACATCACGGACTGGGTCCCCGTCTCGACGGCCGACGACAAGGAGACCGGCGAGAAGATGCTCGTCACGCAGTACGAGGGTTCGGTGATCGAGGACACGGGACTGATCAAGATGGACTTCCTGGGGCTGAAGACCCTTTCGATCATCAAGGACGCCGTGGAGAACATCCGCCTGACCAAGGGCGTGAAGATCGACATCGACGACTTCACGATCATCAACGACCCCGCGACCTACCGCCTCTACGGCGAGGGCCGCACCGTCGGGACGTTCCAGTTCGAGTCCGCGGGCATGCAGAAGTACCTGCGCGAGCTGCAACCCTCGACCTTCGAGGACCTGATCGCGATGAACGCCCTCTACCGGCCCGGCCCGATGGACTACATCCCGGACTTCATCGCCCGCAAGCACGGCCGCAGCCCCATCGAGTACGACATCCCCGTGATGGAGAAGTACCTCAAGGACACCTACGGCATCACGGTCTACCAGGAGCAGGTCATGTTGCTGTCGCGTCTTCTGGCCAACTTCACCCGCGGCGAGTCGGACACGCTCCGCAAGGCCATGGGCAAGAAACTCAAGGACAAGCTGGACCACCTGAAACCCAAGTTCATCGAGGGCGGCAGGAAGAACGGACACGATCCGAAGGTGCTCGAAAAGATCTGGGGCGACTGGGAGAAATTCGCCTCCTACGCGTTCAACAAGTCGCACGCCACGTGCTACTCGTGGGTGGCTTACCAGACGGCCTACCTCAAGGCCAACTACCCTTCGGAGTACATGGCTGCCGTGTTGAGCCGAAACCTCACGAACATCGAGCAGCTGACGCTCTACATGAACGAGTGCAAGCGCATGGGCATCAGCGTCATGGGACCCGACATCAACGAGTCGATGCGGACCTTCTCGTCCAACGCCGCCGGGGACGTGCGCTTCGGCCTCGCGGCGGTGAAGGGCGTCGGTGCGGCGGCCGTGGAGAGCATCATCGCCGAACGCAAGGCCAACGGGCCTTTCAAGGACATATACGACTTCGTCGAGCGCGTGAACTACTCGCTCGTCAACCGCAAATGCCTCGAAAACCTGGCTTACGCCGGGGCGTTCGACTCGATCTCGGATTTCGCACGCTGCAAGTATTTCGGCGTCGACCTGCGCGATTCGAGCGGCATCACCTTCATCGAGCAGCTGATGCGCTACGGGCAGCGGTTCCAGACCGAGCAGAACAACGCCCAGCAGAGTCTGTTCGGCGGCGGCGAGCACGTGGACATCCAGCGCCCGGTGCTTCCGGCCTGCGCCGACTGGAGCCAGTTGGAAAAACTCACGAAGGAGCGCGAAATGGTGGGCCTTTACCTCTCGGCGCACCCGCTCGACGATTACAAAATCATCATCGACCACATGTGCAAGACCCAGCTTTCGGAGCTGGAGAACCTCGACGCCCTCAAGGGGCAGGAGATCGCCGTGGCGGGCATGGTCGTGGGCGTGCAGAACCTGATGACCAAGACCGGCAAGCCGTGGGGCAAGTTCAAACTCGAGGACTACAACGGAGGCCACGAGTTCGCCCTCTTCGGCAAGGACTACGAGAATTTCCGCAAATACCTTTTCCCGGACTATTTCCTCTTCGTCCGGGGCCGCGTGCAGGCCAAGCCCTACAACGACAAGGAGCTGGAATTCAAGATCATTTCGATGGTTCAGTTGCAGGAGATGCGCGACACGATCAAGGAGATGATCGTGCAGCTGCCGATCGAGGAGGTGACCGAAGCGTTCATCCACGACCTGACGGAGAGGGTCCGCGAGTCGAAGGGCGACACGCTGCTGCGCCTGAACGTCTACGACCGCGGAGCGCAGGTCTCGCTGCGCCTCTTCTCGAAAAGCCACAAGGTGAGCCTCTCGCAATCTCTGGTCGGATATTTGGACGACAACAGCATCCACTACTCAATCGCATAA
- a CDS encoding DUF2007 domain-containing protein — protein MQDDTLVVLAEYNTITEAEIAKSMLDSAGIWSTIRNEYMSAIYPIGTMPAQIVVREEDYEKAKAMLHHR, from the coding sequence ATGCAAGACGACACGTTGGTTGTACTGGCGGAGTACAACACCATCACAGAGGCCGAGATCGCCAAGTCGATGCTCGACAGCGCCGGTATCTGGTCGACGATCCGCAACGAATACATGTCGGCCATCTACCCGATAGGGACCATGCCCGCCCAGATTGTCGTCCGCGAAGAGGACTACGAGAAGGCGAAGGCGATGCTCCACCACCGATAA
- a CDS encoding energy transducer TonB, whose amino-acid sequence MKNRLLSILFVLLAGTGAVFAQSEVTPPAFNGAVIRVFMTRMAATVERIAIEQQIPADSISPVVGIALQIDKAGNVAEWRYMDNTQEGRDHAEFAPATAATRRAMEKAYDRLGGTWSPATLADGSPVSYTSRMTIRIPVEKIRRAQDADPLLFMGENPDENFHAWAKMRVRYDGRFTEKGVEGVVHVRFYIEPDGRIAIGEVVQSPDERLTKEVLRVIRSSKGKWTPRKVRGVPQRTAYEYRVNYHNN is encoded by the coding sequence ATGAAAAACCGCTTGTTGTCGATATTATTCGTTCTGCTTGCCGGAACGGGAGCGGTCTTCGCGCAGTCGGAGGTGACGCCTCCCGCATTCAACGGCGCGGTGATCAGGGTCTTTATGACGCGCATGGCCGCCACGGTCGAGAGGATTGCCATTGAGCAGCAGATTCCGGCGGACTCGATCTCTCCGGTCGTGGGCATCGCCCTGCAAATCGACAAGGCGGGAAACGTCGCGGAGTGGCGCTACATGGACAATACGCAGGAGGGCCGCGACCATGCGGAGTTCGCTCCGGCGACGGCGGCCACCCGCCGGGCGATGGAGAAGGCGTACGACCGTCTGGGCGGAACGTGGAGTCCCGCGACGCTGGCCGACGGAAGTCCGGTCTCCTACACCTCGCGGATGACGATCCGCATTCCGGTCGAGAAGATCCGGAGGGCGCAGGACGCCGATCCGCTGCTCTTCATGGGGGAAAATCCGGACGAGAATTTCCACGCGTGGGCCAAGATGCGTGTCCGCTACGACGGGCGTTTCACGGAGAAGGGCGTGGAGGGAGTGGTGCACGTGCGGTTCTACATCGAGCCGGACGGGCGCATCGCCATCGGCGAGGTCGTGCAGTCGCCCGACGAGCGGCTGACCAAAGAGGTGCTCCGCGTCATCCGCAGCAGCAAGGGCAAATGGACGCCCCGCAAGGTGCGCGGCGTGCCCCAGCGGACGGCCTACGAATACCGGGTCAACTACCACAACAACTGA
- a CDS encoding shikimate dehydrogenase family protein has translation MRRFGLIGRPLGHSASAAYFTEKFNREGVTDCEYSLYELGSIGDLPGLLERLPELCGLNVTIPYKRDVMAFLDSVSPEAEAIGAVNCIRRTADGRLAGHNTDVIGLRAALNELLGAAQPVQALVLGTGGASQAVQYALAERDIPFALVSREAAKGNYTYDDLPCEAVEASRLIVNASPVGTYPNVDAAPRIPYAYVTPEHYLLDLVYNPPLTQFLDYGRQRGAHILNGRTMFVGQAEASWRIWNA, from the coding sequence ATGCGACGCTTCGGACTGATCGGACGCCCGCTGGGGCATTCGGCTTCGGCCGCCTACTTCACGGAAAAGTTCAACAGAGAGGGGGTAACCGACTGTGAATACTCGCTTTACGAACTCGGGTCGATCGGAGACCTGCCCGGTCTGCTGGAGCGTCTCCCGGAGCTTTGCGGGCTGAACGTCACGATTCCCTACAAGCGCGACGTAATGGCCTTTCTGGATTCGGTGTCGCCCGAGGCCGAGGCCATCGGGGCCGTCAACTGCATCCGCCGCACGGCGGACGGGCGTCTCGCGGGCCACAACACCGATGTCATCGGCCTCCGGGCCGCGCTGAACGAACTGCTGGGCGCGGCCCAGCCCGTGCAGGCTCTCGTGCTCGGCACGGGAGGCGCTTCGCAGGCCGTGCAGTATGCCCTTGCCGAACGCGACATCCCCTTTGCGCTGGTCTCGCGCGAAGCGGCGAAAGGCAACTACACCTACGATGATCTGCCGTGTGAGGCAGTGGAAGCCAGCCGGTTGATTGTCAACGCATCGCCCGTGGGGACCTACCCCAACGTCGATGCCGCGCCGCGTATCCCCTATGCCTATGTCACGCCGGAGCACTACCTGCTCGACCTGGTCTACAATCCGCCGCTGACGCAATTCCTCGACTACGGCCGTCAGCGCGGGGCGCATATTCTGAACGGGCGGACGATGTTCGTCGGGCAGGCCGAAGCCTCGTGGCGCATCTGGAATGCTTAA
- a CDS encoding DUF368 domain-containing protein: MNFSRYIVLALKGCAMGMADVVPGVSGGTIAFISGIYEELLDSIRSVNATALKLLLKLRLGEFWRHINGSFLLPVLLGIAIAIFSLARLMTYLLTYHPIAIWSFFFGLIIASALLVARQIGRWDWRSLLAFVAGAAAAWWITVATPAETPNDWWFVMLSGAIAICAMILPGISGAFILLLLGKYQYIMQAVGDLNIPVIVIFVVGAAAGIISFSHLLSWLLKHWHDVTVAVLMGFMVGSLNKVWPWKETAETYLDSHGVAQPLVQHNVAPGTFEQLTGQPSQLVQAVLLCVVGFLAIYGIELLARIIVKKEEK; this comes from the coding sequence ATGAATTTTTCCCGGTACATCGTACTTGCGCTCAAAGGGTGCGCCATGGGTATGGCCGACGTAGTTCCCGGCGTCTCGGGCGGTACGATCGCTTTCATTTCGGGTATCTACGAAGAACTGCTCGACTCGATCCGCAGCGTCAACGCCACGGCGCTCAAGCTGCTGCTGAAACTCCGCCTCGGCGAGTTCTGGCGTCATATCAACGGAAGTTTCCTGCTGCCCGTGCTGCTGGGCATCGCCATTGCGATCTTTTCGCTGGCTCGCCTGATGACCTATCTGCTGACCTACCACCCCATCGCCATCTGGTCGTTCTTCTTCGGGTTGATCATCGCCTCGGCGCTGCTCGTCGCCCGGCAAATCGGACGCTGGGACTGGCGGAGCCTCCTCGCGTTCGTCGCAGGGGCCGCCGCGGCCTGGTGGATCACCGTCGCCACGCCCGCAGAAACCCCCAACGACTGGTGGTTCGTGATGCTTTCGGGCGCCATCGCCATCTGCGCCATGATCCTGCCCGGCATCTCCGGGGCCTTCATCCTGCTGCTGCTGGGCAAATACCAATATATCATGCAGGCCGTGGGCGATCTGAACATTCCCGTCATCGTGATCTTCGTCGTCGGAGCCGCGGCGGGCATCATCTCCTTCTCGCACCTGCTGTCGTGGCTGCTCAAACACTGGCACGACGTCACGGTGGCCGTGCTGATGGGCTTCATGGTCGGCTCGCTCAACAAGGTCTGGCCGTGGAAGGAGACCGCCGAGACCTACCTCGACAGCCACGGCGTCGCACAGCCGCTCGTCCAGCACAACGTCGCTCCCGGGACCTTCGAACAGCTCACCGGCCAGCCATCGCAGCTTGTGCAGGCGGTTCTGCTCTGCGTCGTCGGATTTCTGGCCATCTACGGCATCGAACTGCTGGCGCGCATCATCGTCAAAAAAGAGGAGAAGTAA
- a CDS encoding DUF3276 family protein has product MLSPTHLRREGEDYEAQILSKAVKAGRRTYFFDVRATRGDDYFLTITESRKITAPDGTSSYDRHKIFLYKEDFSKFADGLHEVVEFIRRSKACPEPEE; this is encoded by the coding sequence ATGCTATCCCCAACCCATCTCCGTCGCGAAGGCGAGGATTACGAAGCCCAGATTCTTTCCAAAGCCGTAAAGGCGGGCCGCCGGACCTATTTTTTCGATGTCCGGGCCACGCGCGGCGACGACTATTTCCTGACCATCACCGAGAGCCGCAAAATCACGGCCCCCGACGGCACGTCGAGCTACGACCGCCACAAGATATTCCTCTACAAGGAGGATTTTTCGAAATTCGCCGACGGTCTGCACGAGGTCGTCGAGTTCATCCGCCGCAGCAAGGCGTGCCCCGAGCCGGAGGAATAG